A genomic stretch from Flavobacterium humidisoli includes:
- a CDS encoding pyridoxal phosphate-dependent aminotransferase, with the protein MPTISLKGKNMPESPIRKLAPFADLAKKKGHKVYHLNIGQPDIKTPEVAIEAVKNIDLTLIEYSPSAGYESYRKKLAEFYQRQNVNVNTEDIIVTTGGSEALLFALATITDPGDEIIIPEPFYANYHAFASSTSATVVPLVSTIETAFALPSIEEVEKLITPKTKAILICNPGNPTGYLYSEAEIKQLAGLIKKHDLYLIADEVYREFLYDGDDVHFSVMNLEDVQQNVIMVDSVSKRYSMCGARIGCLVTKNKDVLATVMKFAQARLSPPTIEQIACEAAIDTPQSYFDEVIAEYKERRDTLIAELNKIEGVIVTKPKGAFYCIAELPIKDSDDFAQWLLESYHLNGETVMIAPAKGFYSTPGMGLNQVRIAYVLNKKDLITAVNILKEALLVYNNR; encoded by the coding sequence ATGCCGACAATTTCACTCAAGGGAAAAAACATGCCCGAATCTCCGATACGCAAGCTGGCTCCTTTTGCTGATTTAGCAAAGAAAAAAGGACACAAGGTGTATCACTTAAACATTGGTCAACCGGATATCAAGACACCGGAAGTGGCCATCGAGGCGGTAAAAAATATTGATTTAACTCTTATAGAATACAGTCCGTCTGCCGGATATGAAAGCTATAGAAAAAAATTAGCAGAATTTTACCAGCGCCAAAATGTAAACGTTAATACAGAAGACATCATTGTAACTACTGGTGGTTCTGAAGCCTTACTTTTTGCACTGGCCACAATTACAGATCCTGGAGATGAAATTATTATCCCAGAACCTTTTTATGCTAATTATCATGCTTTTGCATCTTCAACAAGTGCAACTGTAGTTCCATTAGTTTCTACTATCGAAACTGCTTTTGCATTACCAAGTATTGAAGAAGTTGAAAAATTAATTACACCCAAAACAAAGGCCATTCTGATTTGCAATCCTGGAAATCCGACTGGATATTTATATTCTGAAGCAGAAATTAAACAACTGGCTGGTTTAATTAAAAAACACGATTTATACTTAATCGCAGATGAAGTGTATCGTGAATTTTTATACGATGGAGATGATGTTCATTTTTCTGTAATGAATTTAGAAGATGTGCAGCAAAACGTAATTATGGTCGATTCTGTTTCTAAACGCTACAGTATGTGCGGCGCAAGAATTGGATGTTTGGTAACAAAAAACAAAGACGTTTTAGCAACAGTAATGAAATTTGCTCAAGCACGTTTGAGTCCGCCAACAATTGAACAAATTGCCTGCGAAGCTGCAATTGATACACCTCAAAGTTATTTTGATGAAGTAATTGCAGAATATAAAGAACGCCGCGACACACTGATTGCCGAATTAAATAAAATTGAAGGCGTTATTGTAACAAAACCAAAAGGTGCTTTTTATTGTATTGCAGAACTTCCGATAAAAGATTCGGACGATTTTGCGCAATGGCTTCTTGAAAGTTACCATTTAAATGGCGAAACGGTAATGATTGCTCCTGCCAAAGGTTTCTATTCGACACCTGGAATGGGATTAAATCAGGTTCGTATTGCTTATGTTTTAAACAAAAAAGATTTGATTACAGCGGTAAATATTTTAAAGGAAGCTTTATTGGTTTATAATAACAGATAA
- a CDS encoding type IX secretion system membrane protein PorP/SprF, with protein MKKIILLINFLLYLSVSAQQDPEYTHYMYNMSVVNPAYATGVPAMMNFGGLYRTQWVGAYGAPKTFTFFGHTAINDKIEAGISFLSDDIGDGAKKENNVYADFAYVLKLGGKNKLSLGLKAGFSSMQSNFNGFRFTDPQTDIAFSENINATKPNIGVGAYYFRDNLYVGLSAPNLLKSKYIEEKSGVNAFGSEEIHTFLTAGYVFQLNNALKLKPAFMSKFVKGAPITLDVSANVLYNEKFEFGASYRIDDSVSALFNINVTPTLRVGYAYDYTLTNFGQFNSGTHEIMLLFDLDLLGKGFDKSPRFF; from the coding sequence ATGAAAAAAATAATACTTCTAATAAATTTCCTTCTCTATTTATCCGTTTCTGCTCAGCAAGATCCAGAGTACACACATTATATGTATAATATGAGTGTTGTCAATCCTGCGTATGCGACTGGAGTTCCTGCCATGATGAATTTTGGAGGATTGTACAGAACGCAATGGGTTGGTGCTTATGGCGCTCCAAAAACATTTACCTTTTTTGGACACACAGCCATTAACGACAAAATAGAAGCTGGTATTTCATTCCTTTCAGATGATATAGGAGATGGAGCTAAAAAAGAGAATAATGTTTATGCCGATTTTGCCTATGTTTTAAAACTAGGAGGAAAAAATAAATTGTCTCTGGGTTTAAAAGCTGGATTTTCGTCTATGCAAAGCAATTTTAATGGTTTTCGTTTTACAGATCCTCAAACAGATATTGCTTTTTCAGAAAATATAAATGCAACAAAACCTAATATTGGAGTTGGGGCGTATTATTTTAGAGATAATCTATATGTAGGGTTGTCTGCCCCAAACTTATTGAAGTCAAAATATATTGAAGAAAAATCAGGAGTGAATGCTTTTGGTTCCGAAGAGATTCATACTTTTTTAACTGCTGGTTATGTTTTTCAGCTGAACAATGCATTGAAATTGAAACCCGCATTTATGTCAAAATTTGTAAAAGGCGCGCCAATAACTTTAGATGTTTCAGCGAATGTTCTCTACAACGAAAAGTTCGAATTTGGAGCTTCTTATAGAATAGATGATTCTGTCAGTGCGCTTTTCAATATTAACGTCACGCCGACATTAAGAGTGGGATACGCCTACGACTATACGCTTACAAACTTTGGACAGTTTAATTCTGGAACACACGAAATTATGCTGTTGTTCGATCTGGACTTGTTAGGAAAAGGATTTGATAAATCTCCAAGATTCTTCTAA
- a CDS encoding gliding motility-associated C-terminal domain-containing protein: MAKNYISYLHFVLFFIFFTVLPSKLTAQCAGVDNVNELICDVTNPIYQSVNLFSLLGGSPVPGGTWTDDNNLQGLNPSTGILNAQYILSGGEYHYTYTAPATSGCTDNKSVVTITIGAYVGVGSEATVCNENNFFNLFTAFDSKVMGPHVNGRFTTDTGQPVESTIAIGQYTTKTTLNFIYTVPPVLACSPSSKSTNVQVTIYIAPKIGKPQDLELCGTTDLAGYTNLDLFDQLIGGDRGGTWTGIGLTSAIDHNINLQELFDTNGPGVYSYTYTVLAVPGNNICANKDVKVNITLEKRLDFTGSKIEASKDICESEISTATYSAKITQGLDNIPNGTYDVNFSVVGPGVSSSENVRGNFVNGEFNFPIRSSYFKQVGEYTITVTGITSTTSKGTCVNIFNPFSTILKIYPLPRLNDATLTALPICQNDVATIEIAAPQLLDGLYRISYNINGDNLALGETAEIQSVGGKASFTIPGNLSRRSGLSVITIYSITNITNPSPQCTNTANVAGNLYINPLPNAITVKAAVKDYCLNAPVTVAVSGLETLANVSISYALSEANISAVQTVTKAVANGKLDFVIPAELLLNAGETKITLLNLTNTVTNCDVDLINVTDNFIINPIPPGPIVSDQQFCKVDEAVIANLEPKGTQYKWYNSATATTPLAVDYVLKTEDYFIRETSATGCVSEPAKVSVLINDTPAPEMNETADFCGLANPKISDLSNKTNVPATVAWYDAVDGNLLASTTLLVHNTTYYGYDLNETTHCLSENYKEVKVSLQDCEVAQYEFFIPDGFSPNGDGVNDSFVIKDIEFLYPNYTLEIYNRYGNGMYKGDNNKPAWDGKNYEKSGIAGGIAPNGVYFYVLHFNKDNKPPQQGRLYLNR, encoded by the coding sequence ATGGCAAAAAACTACATTAGCTACTTACATTTTGTATTGTTTTTTATTTTTTTTACCGTTCTTCCTTCAAAACTAACGGCACAATGTGCTGGTGTTGATAACGTAAATGAATTAATTTGCGATGTTACTAATCCAATATATCAATCCGTAAATTTATTTTCTTTGTTAGGCGGTTCTCCAGTTCCTGGCGGAACATGGACAGATGATAATAATTTGCAAGGCCTAAATCCTTCTACTGGTATTTTAAATGCGCAGTATATTCTTAGCGGAGGAGAATATCACTATACCTACACGGCTCCAGCTACTTCGGGCTGTACAGATAATAAATCAGTAGTTACAATTACTATAGGTGCATACGTTGGAGTGGGATCTGAAGCAACAGTTTGTAACGAAAACAACTTTTTTAATCTTTTTACGGCTTTTGATAGTAAGGTAATGGGACCGCATGTAAACGGAAGATTTACCACAGATACAGGTCAGCCTGTAGAATCTACAATAGCGATCGGACAATATACAACCAAAACGACACTTAACTTCATTTATACTGTGCCACCAGTGCTTGCTTGTTCTCCTAGCTCAAAATCGACCAATGTGCAAGTGACCATTTATATAGCTCCGAAAATAGGAAAACCACAAGATTTGGAGTTATGCGGAACGACAGATTTGGCAGGTTACACCAATCTAGATTTATTTGACCAGCTAATTGGAGGAGACAGAGGTGGTACCTGGACGGGTATAGGTTTAACCTCTGCCATAGATCATAATATTAATCTTCAAGAATTGTTTGATACGAATGGACCTGGAGTATATTCTTACACCTATACTGTTTTAGCAGTTCCTGGTAATAATATATGCGCCAATAAAGATGTCAAAGTAAATATAACTCTAGAAAAAAGACTTGATTTTACAGGATCTAAAATTGAAGCAAGTAAAGATATTTGCGAATCTGAAATTTCAACAGCGACTTATTCGGCAAAAATTACGCAAGGGCTAGATAATATTCCTAATGGAACATACGATGTCAATTTTAGTGTTGTCGGTCCAGGAGTGTCATCATCTGAAAATGTAAGGGGAAATTTTGTGAATGGCGAATTTAATTTCCCAATACGATCGTCTTATTTTAAGCAAGTAGGAGAGTATACTATTACTGTTACAGGTATAACGTCTACAACAAGCAAAGGAACATGTGTAAACATATTTAATCCGTTTTCAACTATTTTAAAGATTTATCCGTTGCCACGCTTAAATGATGCTACATTAACAGCGCTTCCAATTTGCCAAAATGATGTGGCAACAATTGAAATTGCTGCACCTCAATTACTTGATGGGCTTTATCGTATTTCCTACAATATAAACGGAGATAATCTAGCTCTAGGCGAAACAGCAGAAATACAGTCTGTTGGCGGAAAAGCATCATTTACAATTCCAGGCAACTTGAGCAGAAGAAGCGGATTGTCTGTAATTACTATTTATAGCATAACAAATATTACCAATCCTTCACCACAATGTACCAATACAGCAAATGTTGCAGGAAATCTGTATATAAATCCATTGCCAAATGCCATAACAGTAAAAGCTGCGGTAAAAGATTATTGTTTGAATGCGCCTGTTACCGTTGCCGTTTCAGGATTAGAAACTTTAGCTAATGTGAGTATTTCTTATGCATTGTCAGAAGCTAATATTTCTGCGGTACAAACCGTTACAAAAGCAGTAGCAAATGGTAAGCTAGATTTTGTCATTCCTGCTGAATTGCTTTTAAATGCAGGTGAGACAAAAATTACATTATTGAATCTAACGAATACAGTTACAAATTGTGATGTAGATTTAATCAACGTTACAGATAATTTTATAATAAATCCGATTCCTCCAGGGCCAATTGTTTCAGATCAGCAATTTTGTAAAGTTGATGAAGCTGTAATTGCCAATTTAGAGCCAAAGGGAACTCAGTACAAATGGTACAATTCTGCAACAGCAACTACGCCACTTGCAGTTGATTATGTTTTAAAAACAGAAGATTATTTCATTAGGGAAACTTCCGCTACAGGCTGCGTTTCAGAACCTGCAAAAGTTTCGGTGCTTATAAACGATACGCCTGCGCCGGAAATGAATGAAACGGCAGATTTTTGCGGACTGGCGAATCCAAAAATAAGTGATCTTTCTAATAAAACAAATGTTCCAGCAACGGTGGCCTGGTATGATGCGGTAGATGGAAATTTACTGGCTTCAACTACATTATTGGTTCATAATACGACTTATTATGGATATGATTTAAATGAAACAACCCACTGTTTGTCAGAAAATTATAAAGAAGTAAAAGTTTCACTTCAAGACTGCGAGGTCGCACAGTATGAGTTCTTTATTCCAGATGGATTCTCGCCAAACGGAGACGGTGTAAACGATTCGTTTGTGATAAAAGATATTGAATTTTTATATCCAAATTATACACTTGAAATTTATAATAGATACGGAAACGGAATGTATAAAGGAGATAATAATAAACCTGCTTGGGATGGCAAAAATTACGAAAAAAGCGGTATCGCTGGAGGTATTGCACCCAATGGAGTTTATTTTTATGTGTTGCATTTCAATAAAGACAATAAACCGCCACAGCAAGGCCGTCTTTATTTAAATCGATAA
- the cysS gene encoding cysteine--tRNA ligase: protein MPLYNTQPLKIYNSLSGEKEDFKPIHEGNVGMYVCGPTVYSNVHLGNVRTFMSFDVIFRYFLHLDYKVRYVRNITDVGHIVDDVDEGEDKIAKKARLEQLEPMEVVQRYTVDFHNILKAFNFLPPSIEPTATGHIIEQIEIIKKIIDKGIGYVANGSVYFDVVKYNETNNYGILSGRNIDDMLANTRDLDGQSDKRNPQDFALWKKAEPEHIMRWPSPWSDGFPGWHLECTAMSTKYLGNHFDIHGGGMDLKFPHHECEIAQNEACTGQAPVNYWMHANMLTLNGKKMAKSTGNNILPGEILSGDNNILSKPFSASVTRFFMLQAHYRSILDFSDDAILAAEKGYKRLMEAINLLNSPVEFKRNNYIGNVLGKYESDSNDIYQSNFNVHTWRQSCYDAMNDDFNSPILIAQLFEGVRFVNLLNDGKVTIGDEDLKLLTKTMNAFVYDVLGLNDDKAADADSEKLEGVVNMLIGMRNQARADKNFALSDQIRDQLIALGIQLKDGKEGTTFSIQ, encoded by the coding sequence ATGCCGTTATACAATACACAACCGCTAAAAATATACAATTCGCTTTCTGGCGAAAAAGAAGATTTCAAACCAATCCATGAAGGAAACGTTGGAATGTATGTTTGTGGTCCTACGGTATATAGCAATGTTCACCTAGGTAATGTGAGAACTTTTATGTCTTTTGACGTAATCTTCAGATATTTTCTGCATTTAGATTATAAAGTTCGCTACGTTAGAAATATTACCGATGTTGGGCATATCGTAGATGATGTCGATGAAGGCGAAGATAAAATTGCTAAAAAAGCACGTTTGGAGCAATTGGAGCCAATGGAAGTTGTACAGCGCTATACTGTAGATTTCCATAACATTCTAAAAGCTTTCAATTTTTTACCGCCAAGTATTGAACCTACAGCGACGGGACATATTATTGAGCAAATTGAAATTATCAAAAAAATTATTGATAAAGGCATTGGTTACGTTGCCAATGGATCGGTATATTTTGATGTTGTAAAATATAACGAAACCAATAATTACGGCATCTTAAGTGGTAGAAATATCGACGATATGCTGGCCAATACGCGTGATCTTGACGGACAATCTGATAAAAGAAATCCACAGGATTTTGCGCTTTGGAAAAAAGCCGAGCCAGAACATATCATGAGATGGCCTTCACCTTGGAGCGATGGTTTCCCTGGATGGCATCTTGAATGTACTGCAATGAGCACCAAGTATCTTGGCAATCATTTTGACATTCACGGAGGTGGAATGGATTTAAAATTCCCGCACCACGAATGTGAAATCGCGCAAAACGAAGCTTGCACTGGTCAGGCTCCGGTAAATTATTGGATGCATGCTAATATGCTTACCTTAAACGGAAAGAAAATGGCAAAATCAACTGGAAATAATATTCTTCCAGGTGAAATCCTTAGCGGAGACAATAACATTTTAAGCAAACCATTTTCTGCTTCAGTAACACGTTTTTTCATGCTTCAAGCACACTACAGAAGTATTTTAGATTTTTCTGATGATGCAATTTTGGCCGCCGAAAAAGGATATAAAAGATTAATGGAAGCTATAAATCTGTTAAATTCACCAGTTGAGTTCAAAAGAAATAACTACATTGGAAATGTACTTGGAAAATATGAGAGCGATTCAAATGATATCTATCAGAGTAATTTCAATGTTCATACTTGGAGACAATCATGTTATGATGCTATGAACGATGACTTTAATTCACCTATTCTTATTGCACAATTATTTGAAGGTGTTCGCTTTGTTAATTTACTAAATGATGGAAAAGTAACCATAGGTGACGAAGACTTAAAATTGTTAACTAAGACCATGAATGCTTTCGTATATGACGTTTTAGGTCTTAACGATGACAAAGCTGCTGACGCTGATAGCGAAAAATTAGAAGGTGTAGTAAATATGCTTATCGGAATGAGAAATCAAGCTAGAGCAGACAAGAACTTTGCGCTTTCTGACCAAATTCGCGATCAATTAATTGCTTTAGGAATTCAGCTTAAAGACGGAAAAGAAGGAACTACTTTTAGCATTCAATAA
- a CDS encoding OmpA family protein, with amino-acid sequence MKKLLVIIFVFSIQFINAQDLELARAKRFFDKTYYSEAIILYQKLADEKPSQEVIKNLADSYFYTNDLVKAQRYYRLLISNYSNNLDREYYFRYAQTLKATNSYDDANANLKEYYAKSENAEDIVNFEKDFKTLENVTAIGKRFEIKNLAINTPNSEFGAVKYKEDLVFAGVKLKPGLFDKKFKWDNETYLNLVSIPLKNSNSADSIVHYFAKELKTGMHESNAIFTKDGKTMYFTRNNSKNGKKKKDDKKISNLQIFKAELVEGKWTNITSLPFNSPNYSVEHPALSADEKVLYFASDMPGSLGSFDIYSVYINKGAFDTPKNLGSEINTNKREQFPFASADNKLYFSSDGHLGYGSLDVFVSEINGNEYSKPVNVGLPLNSNLDDFAFNIDSNTKEGFFASNREGGKGSDDIYQFKEIKDLIVEDCKQLIVGIVTDIDTQLALENATVLLQDSENKTLNTITTSADGKFSFTVACEASYKISASRENYTSASKILTLDKTRDKINDGSLALKSLEVIKQEEKQIAENKRKQEIIIEEENKKKEALVAIELKEKEKKAKEAAIVAAEVKKQEKVKEILAKEKDVVKDKDRLIIKTDPIYFDYNMWYIRKESKVVLGRVVELMKKYPDMKIEIGSHTDSRGNAKFNEDLSQKRANSTREFIIQSGIDAKRVTAKGYGESVPIIKCKTDESCSEEEHELNRRSEFVIKNL; translated from the coding sequence ATGAAAAAATTACTCGTTATTATATTCGTATTTTCAATACAGTTTATAAATGCACAAGATCTAGAACTAGCTAGAGCAAAACGTTTTTTTGACAAAACGTATTACAGCGAAGCTATTATTTTATACCAAAAATTGGCAGACGAAAAACCGTCTCAAGAAGTTATTAAAAATCTAGCCGATTCTTATTTCTATACTAACGATTTAGTAAAAGCACAGCGTTATTATCGACTTTTGATTTCAAATTACAGCAATAATTTAGATCGAGAATATTATTTTAGATACGCACAGACTTTAAAAGCAACAAATAGCTACGACGATGCAAATGCTAATTTAAAAGAATATTATGCTAAATCTGAAAATGCAGAAGATATCGTCAATTTTGAAAAAGACTTTAAAACATTAGAAAATGTTACGGCAATTGGTAAACGTTTTGAAATTAAAAACCTAGCGATAAATACACCAAATTCAGAATTTGGAGCTGTAAAATATAAAGAAGATCTAGTTTTTGCAGGAGTTAAATTGAAGCCTGGTTTATTTGATAAAAAGTTTAAATGGGATAACGAAACGTATTTGAATTTGGTTTCAATTCCTTTAAAAAATAGTAATTCAGCAGATTCTATTGTTCATTATTTTGCTAAAGAATTAAAAACCGGAATGCACGAATCGAATGCTATTTTTACAAAAGATGGCAAAACGATGTATTTTACCCGAAACAATTCTAAAAACGGAAAGAAGAAAAAAGACGATAAGAAAATCTCCAATCTTCAGATTTTTAAAGCAGAATTGGTGGAGGGAAAATGGACAAATATCACGTCGCTTCCATTCAATAGTCCGAATTATTCTGTGGAACATCCTGCTTTGAGTGCAGATGAAAAAGTATTGTATTTTGCTTCAGATATGCCAGGATCTTTAGGCTCTTTCGATATCTATTCCGTTTATATTAATAAAGGAGCATTTGATACTCCAAAAAATTTGGGTTCAGAAATTAATACAAATAAAAGAGAGCAATTTCCTTTTGCGTCAGCAGATAATAAACTTTATTTTTCATCTGACGGACATTTGGGCTATGGATCTTTAGATGTTTTTGTTTCTGAAATTAACGGAAATGAATATTCAAAACCAGTGAATGTCGGACTTCCATTGAACTCTAATTTAGATGATTTCGCTTTTAATATTGATTCCAATACCAAAGAAGGATTTTTTGCTTCTAATAGAGAAGGAGGAAAAGGGAGCGATGATATTTATCAATTCAAAGAAATAAAAGATTTGATTGTTGAAGATTGCAAGCAATTAATAGTTGGAATAGTTACAGATATTGATACGCAATTGGCTCTAGAAAATGCAACGGTACTATTGCAAGATTCTGAAAATAAAACTTTAAATACCATTACAACTTCTGCTGATGGAAAATTCAGTTTTACGGTTGCTTGTGAGGCTTCGTATAAAATTTCAGCTTCCAGAGAAAACTATACTAGTGCTTCAAAAATATTGACATTAGACAAAACAAGAGATAAAATTAATGACGGTTCTTTAGCTTTAAAATCATTGGAAGTTATTAAACAGGAAGAAAAGCAAATTGCTGAAAATAAGAGAAAGCAAGAAATTATTATTGAAGAAGAAAACAAGAAAAAAGAAGCTTTGGTGGCAATTGAATTAAAAGAAAAAGAGAAAAAAGCCAAGGAAGCCGCAATCGTTGCTGCCGAAGTTAAAAAGCAGGAAAAAGTAAAAGAGATACTAGCAAAGGAAAAAGATGTTGTTAAAGATAAAGATCGTTTAATCATTAAAACAGATCCAATTTACTTTGATTACAATATGTGGTATATCCGAAAAGAATCAAAAGTGGTTTTGGGTAGGGTTGTAGAGCTGATGAAGAAATATCCAGATATGAAAATAGAAATTGGTTCGCATACCGATTCTAGAGGAAACGCCAAATTTAATGAAGATTTATCTCAAAAAAGAGCCAATTCAACACGAGAATTTATAATTCAGTCTGGTATTGATGCCAAACGAGTTACAGCAAAAGGTTACGGAGAATCGGTGCCAATTATAAAATGTAAAACAGACGAATCTTGCTCAGAAGAAGAGCATGAATTGAATAGAAGGTCTGAATTTGTAATTAAAAATTTATAA
- the folE gene encoding GTP cyclohydrolase I FolE, producing MINNEEFLDEIGDNHFSSNAKNPLREDAFDITDEEKIEKIKKDVENILQTLGMDLTDDSIKGTPNRVAKMFVKEIFGGLNPAKQPKASTFDNNYKYGEMLVEKNITVYSTCEHHLLPIIGRAHVAYISSGRVIGLSKMNRIVEYYAKRPQVQERLTMQIVQELQKALGTEDVACVIDAKHLCVNSRGIKDIESSTVTSEFGGKFKDPQTKREFLDYIKLDTQF from the coding sequence ATGATAAACAACGAAGAATTTTTAGACGAAATAGGAGATAATCACTTTAGCAGTAATGCAAAAAATCCTCTAAGAGAAGATGCTTTTGATATAACTGACGAAGAAAAAATAGAAAAAATTAAAAAAGATGTTGAAAACATTCTGCAGACTCTTGGAATGGATTTGACAGATGACAGCATCAAAGGAACTCCAAACCGAGTTGCAAAAATGTTTGTAAAGGAAATTTTTGGTGGTCTTAACCCTGCAAAACAGCCAAAAGCTTCTACTTTTGACAACAATTATAAATATGGCGAAATGCTTGTAGAAAAAAACATTACGGTTTATTCTACTTGCGAACACCATTTACTGCCAATTATTGGACGTGCTCACGTAGCTTATATCTCAAGCGGACGCGTTATCGGTTTATCAAAAATGAATCGTATCGTTGAGTATTATGCAAAAAGACCTCAAGTACAAGAGCGTCTTACCATGCAGATTGTTCAAGAATTACAAAAAGCTTTAGGAACAGAAGATGTTGCCTGTGTTATCGATGCAAAACACCTTTGCGTAAACTCTCGCGGAATTAAAGATATCGAAAGCAGTACTGTAACTTCTGAATTCGGAGGAAAATTCAAAGATCCACAAACGAAGAGAGAATTTTTAGATTATATAAAACTAGACACTCAGTTCTAA
- the yidD gene encoding membrane protein insertion efficiency factor YidD codes for MFSKILIYPFVLLVRFYQTAISPFTPAACRFEPTCSTYMIQALQIHGLFYGGYLGLKRILSCHPWGRSGYDPVPEKKCNHKH; via the coding sequence ATGTTTTCGAAAATTCTAATATATCCATTTGTATTGTTAGTCCGTTTTTATCAGACTGCCATTTCACCATTTACACCTGCTGCTTGCAGATTTGAGCCAACGTGTTCTACTTATATGATTCAGGCACTACAAATTCACGGACTGTTTTATGGCGGATATTTAGGCCTTAAACGCATCTTAAGTTGTCATCCTTGGGGAAGAAGCGGTTATGATCCTGTACCAGAAAAGAAATGCAACCACAAACATTAA
- a CDS encoding PDZ domain-containing protein yields MKKYIVLFFGLFLPFLLFGQGDFILENNATKATIPFKLINNLIFIPIKVNGVELNFLLDSGVEETILFSMEEQQEVSFNNVVKIKLRGLGSEEEIEGLKSTKNILETHGLKSNDHMVFIILDQSFNLSSHIGIPVNGIIGHKFFRDNFVEVNYQKKKIIVHAKTAKYQEKLEKKFKMVPITVEKAKPYIMTTATVNNEQVPAKLLIDIGNSDAFWIFENDKIKLPNKNFPDFLGKGFSGDIEGHRAKIDKFSIDEFDFKKPIVSFPDSASVRNVKMVPGRIGSVGGEVLKRFTLVLDYGGKKLYLKKNGKFGEPFTYNKSGITVQHNGLQWVQETVHLETVRVASSMGELQEKDKNDNNFKYKFALKPVYEIVNVRKNSAAEKCGLLKGDIIVSINKTQPYKYTLQQINNLLKSEDDVWINLEVERNSLVLKFRFKLEDEL; encoded by the coding sequence ATGAAAAAATATATAGTATTGTTTTTTGGGTTATTCTTACCTTTTTTGCTTTTTGGACAAGGCGATTTCATATTAGAAAACAATGCAACTAAGGCTACAATACCTTTTAAATTGATTAACAACCTTATTTTTATTCCTATAAAAGTAAATGGAGTCGAACTAAATTTTCTGTTGGATTCGGGCGTCGAAGAAACAATTCTGTTTAGTATGGAAGAACAACAAGAAGTTAGTTTTAATAATGTTGTAAAGATTAAACTTCGTGGTTTAGGAAGTGAAGAGGAAATAGAAGGTCTAAAATCGACAAAAAATATTCTAGAAACTCATGGTCTCAAATCAAACGATCATATGGTTTTTATTATCCTAGATCAAAGTTTTAATTTGTCTTCTCATATCGGAATTCCTGTCAACGGAATTATCGGTCACAAATTCTTTAGAGACAATTTTGTCGAAGTTAATTATCAGAAAAAGAAAATAATAGTTCACGCAAAGACTGCTAAGTATCAAGAAAAACTAGAAAAAAAGTTCAAAATGGTTCCGATAACTGTTGAAAAAGCGAAACCATACATCATGACAACAGCGACAGTTAATAATGAGCAAGTTCCAGCTAAGCTTCTAATTGATATTGGAAATAGCGATGCTTTCTGGATTTTTGAAAATGATAAAATCAAACTCCCAAATAAAAATTTTCCAGACTTTTTAGGAAAAGGATTTAGTGGAGACATTGAAGGACATCGTGCTAAAATTGATAAATTTTCTATTGACGAATTTGATTTTAAAAAGCCAATTGTTTCTTTTCCAGATTCTGCTTCAGTTCGCAACGTTAAGATGGTTCCAGGACGTATAGGATCTGTTGGAGGCGAAGTTTTGAAACGATTTACTTTGGTTTTAGACTATGGAGGAAAAAAACTGTACTTGAAAAAAAATGGGAAATTTGGAGAACCATTTACATATAATAAAAGCGGAATCACGGTTCAGCACAACGGACTTCAGTGGGTACAGGAAACAGTGCATTTAGAAACCGTACGAGTTGCATCTTCAATGGGAGAATTGCAGGAAAAGGACAAAAACGACAATAACTTTAAATATAAATTTGCTCTTAAGCCTGTTTATGAAATAGTGAATGTGCGAAAAAATTCTGCTGCCGAAAAATGCGGATTGCTTAAAGGAGATATTATTGTCAGTATTAACAAAACGCAGCCCTATAAATATACTCTCCAGCAAATAAATAATCTTTTAAAATCAGAAGATGATGTATGGATTAATCTTGAAGTCGAACGAAATAGTTTGGTGCTTAAATTTAGATTTAAACTGGAAGATGAACTGTAA